In Cryptomeria japonica chromosome 10, Sugi_1.0, whole genome shotgun sequence, a genomic segment contains:
- the LOC131034893 gene encoding uncharacterized protein LOC131034893 produces MGRDWAPEIVGTILFVVLSPGLLFQLAAKGRFIEFGNFQTSGLSIFIHTIIFFALITIILIAIGLYIVIGSA; encoded by the coding sequence ATGGGGCGTGACTGGGCACCAGAGATAGTTGGAACAATTCTATTTGTAGTGCTATCGCCTGGGCTACTGTTTCAACTTGCTGCAAAGGGCCGATTTATAGAGTTTGGGAACTTTCAGACCAGTGGCCTATCTATTTTCATACATACCATTATATTTTTTGCTCTCATTACTATTATTCTTATTGCAATTGGACTTTATATAGTCATTGGCAGTGCCTGA